From the Kitasatospora viridis genome, one window contains:
- a CDS encoding NADPH-dependent F420 reductase: protein MSPAAPAQQDQHNEECGMKIGIIGAGNIGGNLTRRLTALGHQVAVANSRGPQSLAELAAETGATAVAATEAARDAELVVVTVPLKAVPQLPADLFAGAAPGFAVVDTGNYYPDRDGRIAELEAGVPSSRWTEQHIGHPVVKAFNGTYAQDLIDRPRPAGAADRLALPVAGDDAAAKQRVRALIEELGFDTVDSGGIADSWRQQPGTPVYGLRAGTPEVTEALAEAVPTS, encoded by the coding sequence ATCAGCCCAGCAGCACCAGCCCAGCAGGACCAGCACAACGAGGAGTGCGGCATGAAGATCGGCATCATCGGCGCGGGGAACATCGGCGGCAACCTCACCCGGCGGCTCACCGCGCTGGGCCACCAGGTCGCGGTGGCCAACTCGCGCGGCCCGCAGAGCCTGGCCGAGCTGGCCGCCGAGACCGGCGCCACCGCGGTGGCGGCGACCGAGGCGGCCCGCGACGCGGAGCTGGTCGTGGTCACCGTGCCGCTGAAGGCGGTGCCGCAGCTGCCGGCCGACCTGTTCGCCGGGGCCGCCCCCGGGTTCGCCGTGGTGGACACCGGCAACTACTACCCGGACCGGGACGGCCGGATCGCCGAGCTGGAGGCCGGGGTGCCGTCCAGCCGGTGGACCGAGCAGCACATCGGGCACCCGGTGGTGAAGGCCTTCAACGGCACCTACGCCCAGGACCTGATCGACCGGCCGCGCCCGGCCGGCGCCGCCGACCGGCTCGCCCTCCCGGTCGCGGGCGACGACGCGGCGGCCAAGCAGAGGGTCCGCGCGCTGATCGAGGAGCTCGGCTTCGACACCGTCGACTCGGGCGGCATCGCCGACTCGTGGCGCCAGCAGCCCGGCACCCCCGTCTACGGTCTGCGGGCCGGCACCCCCGAGGTCACCGAGGCGCTCGCCGAGGCCGTGCCGACCTCCTGA
- a CDS encoding PIG-L deacetylase family protein yields the protein MPDPAPKPLQPLDEDWGTALAVVAHPDDMEYGAAAAVARWTSQGKRVVYAMLTSGEAGIDGLDPAECGPLREVEQIASAALVGVDTVEFLRHPDGVLEYGLALRRDVARLVRRHRPEIVITGNFRETYGGVVPNQADHIAAGRATLDGVRDAGNRWVFRELLAEGLEPWGGVRQLWAGGSPLAEHGVDTTDHFEAGVASLEAHAAYLAGLGGQMADARGFLEGFGREAGTRLGTRFGAAFEVLRLTF from the coding sequence GTGCCCGACCCCGCCCCGAAGCCCCTGCAGCCGCTCGACGAGGACTGGGGGACCGCGCTCGCCGTGGTCGCCCACCCCGACGACATGGAGTACGGCGCGGCGGCGGCCGTGGCCCGCTGGACCAGCCAGGGCAAGCGGGTCGTCTACGCCATGCTGACCAGCGGCGAGGCCGGCATCGACGGGCTCGACCCCGCCGAGTGCGGCCCGCTGCGGGAGGTCGAGCAGATCGCCTCGGCGGCCCTGGTCGGGGTGGACACCGTGGAGTTCCTGCGCCACCCCGACGGGGTGCTGGAGTACGGCCTGGCGCTGCGCCGCGACGTCGCCCGGCTGGTCCGCCGGCACCGCCCGGAGATCGTCATCACCGGCAACTTCCGGGAGACCTACGGCGGCGTCGTGCCCAACCAGGCCGACCACATCGCGGCCGGCCGGGCCACCCTGGACGGGGTGCGGGACGCGGGCAACCGGTGGGTCTTCCGGGAGCTGCTGGCCGAGGGCCTGGAGCCGTGGGGCGGGGTGCGCCAGCTCTGGGCGGGCGGTTCGCCGCTGGCCGAGCACGGGGTGGACACCACCGACCACTTCGAGGCCGGCGTCGCCTCGCTGGAGGCGCACGCCGCCTACCTGGCCGGCCTCGGCGGTCAGATGGCGGACGCCCGGGGCTTCCTGGAGGGCTTCGGCCGGGAGGCAGGCACCCGGCTCGGCACCCGGTTCGGCGCGGCGTTCGAGGTGCTCCGGCTGACGTTCTGA